The genomic window GAACCCGAGATGTGGTTCCTGCGGCAGGCACACCGGATCTGCCCGGTGTCGGTGCTGGCGGCCACCAAGACCGACCTGTATGCGCATTGGCGCGACGTCGTCGACGCCAACGCCGGATACCTGCAGCGCGCCGGGGGTGTCGATTCCCATCGTGGCGGTCTCGTCGCTGCTGCGCAGCTACGCCGTCTCCAGCAACGACCAAGAGCTCAACGAGGAATCCAATTTCCCGGCGATCGTCAAATTCCTCAGCGAGCGGGTGCTGTCGCGCGAGACCGATCGAGTCCGCGACATGGTGCTTGGTGAAATACGTTCGGCGGCAGAGCAATTGACGATGTCGGTGGGCTCCGAGCTGGCGGTTGTCAACGATCCGGGGCTGCGTGACCGGATCACCGACGACCTGGAGCGGCGCAAGCGCGAAGCGCTGGGCGCGCTGGAGCAGACCGCGTTGTGGCAGCAGGTGCTCAACGACGGGTTCACCGACCTGAGCACCGACGTCGACCATGACATGCGGGCCCGGTTCCGGTCGCTGACCGAGGACATCGAGCGCCAGATCGATTCCTGTGACCCGACGCGGCACTGGGCCGAGATCGGTGCCGACGTGGAAGACGCGGTCGCTACCGCCGTCGGCGACAATTTCGTGTGGGCCTACCAACGTGCCGAGGCGCTCGCGGACGACGTCGCGAACTCCTTCGCCGACGCGGGTCTGGATTCGGTGGTACTGCCCGCGCTGAGCCCGCACGAGATGGGCGGCGATTTCGGCGGTCTCAACTCACTGGCCCAGCTGGACGCCAAGCCGGCCGGCAAGGGACAGAAAGTGGTGACCGGCCTGCGCGGTTCGTACGGCGGCGTGGTGATGATCGGCATGCTCTCCTCGGTGGCCGGGCTCGGCCTGTTCAACCCGCTGTCGGTGGGGGCGGGACTGCTGCTTGGCCGGATGGCCTACAAGGAGGACAAGGAGAACCGGTTGCTGCGGGCGCGCGCGGAGGCGAAGACCAACGTGCGGCGTTTCGTCGACGACGTGTCCTTCGTGGTGGGCAAGGAATCTCGGGACCGGCTCAAGCTGATCCACCGCGCCCTGCGCGACCACTACCGCGGCATCGCCAACGAAATCACCCGGTCGCTCAACGAATCGCTGCAATCCACCGTCGCCGCGGCGCACGTCGAAGAGGCCGAACGCGACAACACGGTCCGCGAACTCGAGCGGCAGTTGAATATCCTGAACCAGGTCACCGACAATGTGGACAAACTGACGCCGAAGGTGACCGTAGGACGGGTGTGAGCACAAGCGATCGGGTCCGCGCAATCCTGGGCGGGACCATCGAGGCCTATCGAGGGGAGCCGGCGTTCCGGCAGCGGCCCGAAGTCTTCTACGAGCTGGACCGCATCGGCGCCCGTCTCAACGAGCCCGTCCGCATCGCGCTGGCCGGCACGCTCAAGGCCGGAAAGTCCACCCTGGTCAATGCGTTGGTGGGCCAGGACATCGCCCCCACGGATGCCACCGAGGCCACCCGGATCGTGACCTGGTTTCGCCACGGGCCGACTCCGCGGGTCACCGCAAACCATTGGGGCGGAAGGCATTCCAACGTTCCGATCAGCCATGACGGCGGACTGTCCTTCGACTTGCGGGCGCTCGATCCGGCCGACGTGGCCGATCTGGACGTCCAGTGGCCCGCCGAGGAGCTTGTGGACGCCACGCTCATCGACACGCCCGGGACGTCGTCGCTGACGCGCGATGCGTCCGAGCGCACCCTGCGCCTGCTGGTGCCCGGCGATGGCGTGCCGCGCGTGGACGCGGTGGTGTTCCTGCTGCGCACGCTCAACGCCGCCGACATCGCGCTGCTCAAACAGATCGGCCAGCTCGTCGGCGGGTCGGCGGGCGCGCTGGGCATCATCGGGGTGGCCTCGCGGGCCGACGAGATCGGCGCCGGGCGCATCGATGCGATGCTGTCGGCGGCCGACGTGGCAAAGCGGTTCACCAGTGAGATGAATCAGACCGGCATCTGCCAAGCGGTGGTGCCGGTATCCGGATTGCTGGCGTTGACCGCGCGCACGTTGCGCCAAGGCGAGTTCATGGCGTTGCAAAAACTCGCCGGCTCCGACCCCGCCGAACTCGGCAAGGCCCTGCTCAGCGCGGATCGCTTCGCGCGCACCAACGATCGGCTACCGGTGGACGCGGCGACCCGCGCCGATCTCCTCGAACGGTTCGGCATGTTCGGCCTCCGGATTTCGATCGCCGTGCTGGTCGCCGGCGTCGGCGATGCGGCGGCCCTGGCCGACGAACTGCTCGAGCGCAGCGGGCTGGTGGCGTTGCGCGACGTCATCGACCAGCAGTTCGCCCAGCGCTCCGACATGCTCAAGGCGCACACGGCGCTGGTGTCGTTACGCAGGTTCGTCGAGGCGTTTCCGATCGTGGCGACACCGTACGTGATCGCCGACATCGCCCCCCTGCTCGCCGACACCCATGCCTTCGAGGAGCTCCGGCTTCTCAGTCAATTACATTCGCGCACGACGACATTGAATGAGGAAGAGATCGTCTCGTTGCGCCGTATCATCGGCGGTTCAGGCACCCTGCCGGCCAGCAGGCTGGGCTTGAGCGTCGACGATCCGGACGCCGCGGCGCACGAGGGCCCGCGCGCCGCCTTCGCCGCCGCGCAACGCTGGCGGCGGCGCGCGGAGCATCCGCTCAACGACCCGTTCACCACCCGCGCCTGTCGTGCCGCGGTCCGCAGCGCCGAGGCGATGGTCGCCGACTTCACCGTCCAGCCGCGCTAGAAGCGCCACCGCGGGAACAACCGGGGCCTGTCTCGCGTGGGCGGGGATTCGGTGGTGGTGATCGTAGGCACGGTCGTGGTCACCGGCGGCTGTGTCGTCGTGACGGGAGGCGGTGTCGTCGTCACCGGCGCCTCCGTGGTGGTGGTGGTCGTCGACGGTGGTGGCGGCGCGGTCGTCACGGTCGTCACGGTCTCGGTGGGCGTGTCGGTGACGGTCACGGTTTGCGGCGATGGCGGGGGCAACGGGGGCGGCGCCGGCGTCGACCGGGTGGGTGGGGGAGCTGGTGGGGTCTCCGGGTGGTCGAGAGTCAGTGCCAGCACCACGCCCAGCAGCAACAGCGCCACCGCCGCGCCGACCACGCTCAGCACCAGCACCGTGCGCTTGTACCACGGCAGGCGCCCCACCTCGGCGGCGTAGCGATTGTCCTCCGGATCGTCGAAACCCATTGCCTCCCGGGCATATTGACCGCTGTGCTCCGGGCCGGTGTAGGGAACCGGCTCGTCGGCCTCGGGGTCTTCCGACCAGGCCAGCGGGTGCTCCTCCTCGATCCGCGCACCGGGGATGGCCTGGGTCATGTCGAGTGGGGCGGCGCGTGCCAGCTGCGTCGGGTTGTCCAGGACCGGACCCGCTGCGGGGCTCGCCGGGGGCTGCTGCTCACCGATCAGCGCCGCCCCGGCGGCGGCGCACAGCGCCGGCGCGGCCGCAGTGAGGACCGGCACACCGAGTCTTGCCGGAATCCGGCCGGCGAGCAGCGGAATCGCGGCGCCGCCGCCGACGGTCGCCACCGCTGCCAGTTTGTCCCTCGGAATGTCGTTGCGCTGCAACACTTGTTCTACCGTGGCGAGGAATCGGTCCAGGGGCTCGGAGATGAGCTCCTCGAAGTCGTTGCGGGACACCTCGACATCCTCACCGGCGCCCAAAGCGACGGTGGCCACCTCGTCGGTCGACAGCCGCTCTTTGGCGCGCCGGCACTGGTCGAGCCCGCGGGCCAGCGAACCCATCCGGGTGGTGCTGGCGAGGCCGCCGGTGGTGTCGGGGCTCGCGACGTCGTCGCGCACGTGGTTCAGGATCAGCTGATCGATCGCGTCGCCGGAGAATTCGGTGTAGCGCACCGACGGGCCGATCTGCGCACCGGCCGATCCGGCGTTGGCCAGCGTCACGGTCGTGCCGCCGGCACCGAAGTCGCACAGCGCGACGACGCCCTCGGCGGGGAAGCCCGGCTCGGCGCGCAGCGCCTCGAGCGCGGCCGTCGCATCGGAGATCAGCGTCGGCGGTGCACCGTCGGACGTCAGCCCGGGTTGGGCAAAGAACTCCTCGCGCAGCTCGTCGGCCTGCTCGTCGGACCAATACGCCGGTACCGCGATGGTGATCGGCGTGCCGTAGCCGACGGTGCGTGCCATCACCTCCAGAGCCTCGACCGTCAGCGCGTCACCGAGGTACTTCGTCCCGTCGGACGCCACCAACGGCGTGCGGTCCCCGACCCGTTCGACGAAGCCCCGTATCAGCAGTCC from Mycobacterium shigaense includes these protein-coding regions:
- a CDS encoding Hsp70 family protein is translated as MSESLGLSIGVANLVAARAGSNPVARRSVLTLFDDQPSEVGLPEEHSNLAESGLLIRGFVERVGDRTPLVASDGTKYLGDALTVEALEVMARTVGYGTPITIAVPAYWSDEQADELREEFFAQPGLTSDGAPPTLISDATAALEALRAEPGFPAEGVVALCDFGAGGTTVTLANAGSAGAQIGPSVRYTEFSGDAIDQLILNHVRDDVASPDTTGGLASTTRMGSLARGLDQCRRAKERLSTDEVATVALGAGEDVEVSRNDFEELISEPLDRFLATVEQVLQRNDIPRDKLAAVATVGGGAAIPLLAGRIPARLGVPVLTAAAPALCAAAGAALIGEQQPPASPAAGPVLDNPTQLARAAPLDMTQAIPGARIEEEHPLAWSEDPEADEPVPYTGPEHSGQYAREAMGFDDPEDNRYAAEVGRLPWYKRTVLVLSVVGAAVALLLLGVVLALTLDHPETPPAPPPTRSTPAPPPLPPPSPQTVTVTDTPTETVTTVTTAPPPPSTTTTTTEAPVTTTPPPVTTTQPPVTTTVPTITTTESPPTRDRPRLFPRWRF
- the iniC gene encoding isoniazid-induced dynamin-like GTPase IniC, with the protein product MSTSDRVRAILGGTIEAYRGEPAFRQRPEVFYELDRIGARLNEPVRIALAGTLKAGKSTLVNALVGQDIAPTDATEATRIVTWFRHGPTPRVTANHWGGRHSNVPISHDGGLSFDLRALDPADVADLDVQWPAEELVDATLIDTPGTSSLTRDASERTLRLLVPGDGVPRVDAVVFLLRTLNAADIALLKQIGQLVGGSAGALGIIGVASRADEIGAGRIDAMLSAADVAKRFTSEMNQTGICQAVVPVSGLLALTARTLRQGEFMALQKLAGSDPAELGKALLSADRFARTNDRLPVDAATRADLLERFGMFGLRISIAVLVAGVGDAAALADELLERSGLVALRDVIDQQFAQRSDMLKAHTALVSLRRFVEAFPIVATPYVIADIAPLLADTHAFEELRLLSQLHSRTTTLNEEEIVSLRRIIGGSGTLPASRLGLSVDDPDAAAHEGPRAAFAAAQRWRRRAEHPLNDPFTTRACRAAVRSAEAMVADFTVQPR